A segment of the Aromatoleum aromaticum EbN1 genome:
CACGTGAAATCGCCGCGCTGCGTGATCGCCAGCCCGCCAAGATACGCGCCGAGGAAGCCGCCGATCTGGTGCGACAGCAGCGTCAGGCCGAACAGCGTCCCCAGATAGCGAATGCCGAACAGCTTGCCGACGAGCGCGGCGGTCGGCGGCACGGTCGCGAGCCAGGTGAAACCCAGCCCGGCGGCGAACAGGTAGAACGTCAGGTCGGTTTTCGGCATCAGCAGGTAGGCACCGACCAGGAGCGCGCGCGACCCGTACATCGCGGCGAGCACGTATTTGCTGCGATAGCGCGATACCCATGCGCCCGCATAGAGGCTGCCGACGATGTTGGCCAGGCCGATGATCGCCAGCGACCAGCTCGCCACCGACGGCGGCAGGCCGCACAGGTCGACTTCGCCCGGCAGGTGGGTGACGAGAAAGGCGATGTGGAAGCCGCAGGTGAAAAACCCGGCGTGCAGCAGCAGGTAGCTGCGGTCGCCCATCGCACTGCAGACGCTGTTCCACAATCCGGTGTCGTCGTGGACGTGCCGGACCGGCGCCTTGCCGGACGTCGTCAGCCTGCCGACGAGCGGCAGGGCGGCGAGCGTCATCAGCGCGAGCGCCCACATCGCCCCCGTCCAGCCGACGCCCTGGATCAATTTCTGCAGCACCGGCGCGAACACGAACTGGCCGAACGAACCGCCGGCGTTGATGACTCCGGAAGCCGAGCCGCGCGCTTCGAGCGGCAGCCGCTGGGCGGCTGCGCCGATCAGCACCGAGAAGCTGCCCGCACCCGAGCCGATCGCCGACAGCAGGCCGAGCGAGACGATCAGGCCGACCCCGGAAGTCATGAACGGAGTGACTGCGCTGCCCAGCGCCAGCACCAGCAGCCCGGCGACCAACACTTTCGCGGGGCCGTAACGGTCGGCGGCCGCGCCCGCGAGCGGCTGGATCGCACCCCACATGAATTGGCCGATCGCGAGCGCGAGACTGATCGTCGCGACACCGAGCCCCGTCGAAGTGTTGAGCGGCGACACGAACAGGCCCATCGACTGCCGGGCGCCCATCGTCACCATCAGGATGCCGGCCGCAGACAGGGTGACGATCAGCACATCGCGTTTTGCGAGAGAACGAAGCATGAAGAAAATTCCAATGAAGTGCCGCGGGCGACGCCAACGTAGCACACTAACTCGCGGGTGGCGCCTGAACAGACATGTTCCTTTCCGGGGCGCCATTCCTTGTTGTTGACCGGATCGGATAGAAGCGGCACACCTTCGACGAGACGGGAAACGGCTTTGCAAAGCCATGCTCCTGGTTCGTTTTTCCGTTTCCTGAAACAATCCAGAATTGCGCAAGCTCAATGAACCGTTCGTGCCATTCCTGCACTGTGCAGCATTTCCTCCCGCCGACTTCCCGGTGGGCTGTACACATCGGCTTGAAGGAAGACATCCGTGAAATCGACTCTCCCTGCGTTGCTCGCATCTTTCTCCGCGGTCATCCTGGCCGCATGTTCCGGTCCCACGGAATCGACCGGGCCGAGCGAGCCGGGAGCCTATGTGATGAACCTGGGGAACGGGAAAGCTGAACTGCGCATCATCCGCGCGGACCGGACGTCGATGTCGGTGCCGGGAACGTGGATGAAGGACGGCTCGATGTATCAGGTCGAGGTGGCCGGGTGCGGTGCCCTCGGCTTCAGGGAGCAGGGCCTCATTACCTACTGTGACCAGTGTGTGCAGATCAAAAAGGAACCGGACCGCTACCCGGACTGTAAAATCGCCGGCGAGTCCTTCCCCGACACG
Coding sequences within it:
- a CDS encoding MFS transporter produces the protein MLRSLAKRDVLIVTLSAAGILMVTMGARQSMGLFVSPLNTSTGLGVATISLALAIGQFMWGAIQPLAGAAADRYGPAKVLVAGLLVLALGSAVTPFMTSGVGLIVSLGLLSAIGSGAGSFSVLIGAAAQRLPLEARGSASGVINAGGSFGQFVFAPVLQKLIQGVGWTGAMWALALMTLAALPLVGRLTTSGKAPVRHVHDDTGLWNSVCSAMGDRSYLLLHAGFFTCGFHIAFLVTHLPGEVDLCGLPPSVASWSLAIIGLANIVGSLYAGAWVSRYRSKYVLAAMYGSRALLVGAYLLMPKTDLTFYLFAAGLGFTWLATVPPTAALVGKLFGIRYLGTLFGLTLLSHQIGGFLGAYLGGLAITQRGDFTWMWYADMALATAAALVNLPIREARLRTAAVTA